A section of the Scleropages formosus chromosome 12, fSclFor1.1, whole genome shotgun sequence genome encodes:
- the nkx6.3 gene encoding homeobox protein Nkx-6.3, protein MDPNITGSFLFNNSLNQYPTDMKAPVCQYSVQNSFYKLGPGLNNQLPSGTPHGISDILSRSVIGAPSSTLLSSYPPVGGFGTVAAPGVYYNRDYNSPLGSFSKPTAECPVKGRSSGTWAEPGYEWRGGRQQCSSSDGHLGDVAGRKKHTRPTFSGHQIFALEKTFEQTKYLAGPERARLAYSLGMTESQVKVWFQNRRTKWRKKSASEPSSTQAARGEQGGNASENEVEDEEYNKPLDPDSDDEKIRLLLRKHRRAFSVLRLGPHQV, encoded by the exons ATGGATCCCAACATTACGGGGTCTTTCCTGTTCAACAACAGCCTGAATCAGTACCCCACAGATATGAAGGCGCCCGTGTGCCAATACTCAGTGCAAAACTCCTTTTACAAGCTTGGCCCAGGCCTCAACAACCAGCTGCCGTCCGGCACACCCCACGGCATCAGCGACATCCTCAGCCGCTCTGTCATCGGCGCCCCCAGCAGCACCCTGCTTTCGAGCTACCCTCCCGTGGGGGGCTTTGGGACCGTTGCAGCCCCTGGCGTCTACTACAATCGGGACTACAACTCTCCACTGGGGAGCTTCTCCAAGCCTACTGCTGAGTGTCCGGTGAAGGGCCGCAGCAGCGGCACCTGGGCCGAACCTGGGTACGAGtggagaggagggagacagcagtgcagcagcagtga CGGGCACCTTGGTGATGTGGCTGGCAGGAAGAAACACACGAGGCCCACCTTCAGCGGGCACCAGATCTTCGCTCTGGAGAAGACATTTGAGCAGACCAAGTACCTGGCCGGACCAGAGAGGGCAAGGCTAGCGTACTCGCTGGGCATGACGGAGTCCCAGGTCAAG GTGTGGTTCCAGAACCGGAGGACCAAGTGGCGGAAGAAGAGCGCATCGGAGCCCAGCTCCACGCAGGCGGCGCGAGGGGAACAGGGCGGCAACGCATCAGAGAACGAGGTCGAGGACGAAGAGTACAACAAGCCCCTGGACCCCGACTCGGATGATGAGAAAATTCGGCTGCTGCTGCGCAAACACCGCCGAGCGTTCTCTGTGCTCCGACTCGGCCCACACCAGGTGTGA
- the LOC108929500 gene encoding E3 ubiquitin-protein ligase NEURL3 has product MGGRYKKRCLPFGASMSCWRAARAFWVEMLKRGKRGKRELCEMKSVHVCGPTCLGPITFHAAAKGTKVSLSLGDRRAERVGNTFKNGLVFSSRPLLVKERVCLRVDRSTQHWHGALRVGFTAFKPTCQPLPPFAIPDLTNKPGYWAGLVPTAHAFLGSELQFWVTSCGRLMLEVLGRTQICLQEGIDVTGPLWAMIDVYGQSSAVLLLGTVKKSIFCIKKSCPTPPPPPVSPVDSCLCADQSSLCPAKLLEVQLVHLSVSYDSVQISDPDEDCVVCLERKAQILLWCGHQCLCLRCAVRVSLECKKCPLCRQTVEGLTVREPANTCARKCVGTDKEST; this is encoded by the exons ATGGGCGGCAGGTATAAGAAGCGCTGCCTCCCTTTCGGCGCATCCATGAGCTGTTGGAGAGCGGCGCGCGCCTTCTGGGTGGAAATGCTGAAGCGCGGGAAGCGCGGGAAGCGCGAGCTCTGCG AGATGAAATCTGTGCATGTCTGTGGGCCGACCTGCCTGGGACCCATCACCTTCCACGCGGCGGCCAAGGGCACCAAAGTCTCTCTGAGCCTGGGGGACAGACGTGCCGAGCGAGTCGGAAACACCTTCAAGAACGGGCTGGTGTTTAGCAGTCGGCCCCTACTGGTTAAGGAGAGGGTATGCCTGCGGGTGGACCGCTCCACCCAGCACTGGCACGGTGCCCTCCGGGTCGGATTCACAGCCTTCAAGCCCACCTGCCAGCCCCTGCCTCCTTTCGCCATACCTGACCTTACCAACAAACCAGGGTACTGGGCGGGTCTGGTGCCCACAGCTCACGCCTTCCTGGGCTCCGAGTTGCAGTTCTGGGTGACTTCATGTGGGAGACTGATGCTGGAGGTGCTGGGAAGAACACAGATCTGTCTGCAGGAGGGGATCGATGTGACCGGGCCTTTGTGGGCCATGATCGATGTGTATGGACAGAGCTCTGCCGTGCTTCTGCTCG GCACAGTGAAGAAGTCCATTTTTTGCATTAAGAAGTCCTGTCCTACCCCACCGCCGCCTCCTGTGTCTCCCGTGGACAGCTGTCTGTGCGCCGACCAAAGCAGCCTCTGTCCGGCCAAGCTTCTAGAAGTGCAGCTGGTCCATTTGTCCGTGTCGTACGACAGCGTGCAGATATCAG ATCCGGATGAAGACTGTGTCGTGTGCTTGGAACGGAAGGCCCAGATCCTGCTGTGGTGTGGACATCAGTGCCTCTGCCTTCGCTGTGCGGTCAGGGTGTCCCTCGAGTGCAAGAAGTGTCCTCTCTGCCGTCAAACAGTGGAAGGCCTCACGGTGCGGGAGCCCGCCAACACCTGCGCACGAAAGTGTGTTGGGACGGATAAGGAGAGCACGTAG